A single region of the Syngnathus acus chromosome 6, fSynAcu1.2, whole genome shotgun sequence genome encodes:
- the LOC119124466 gene encoding PDZ domain-containing RING finger protein 4-like isoform X2, with translation MGCNLCTLQKREEHYKLLYEIAQVNGKELSKSSHEETLESFLPAKDPVVVQVIRRTPSGRPHGPPQEIHVVDVCTQTDITFEHIVALAKLRPTTPPVPDVCPFLLSDSCHSLHTMEQDYYEGTDYLSPLPVDADRTQELEYEEVELCRLSSQEKLGLTLCYRTDEEEDVAIYVSEICPNSIAAKDGRIREGDRILQINGQDVQDREEAMAALSNEECRSIVLLVARPEMQLEEAWLDDEHSEFLEQLKMEMLEEQRCEEMELAAFQEEQESGQREDDDKPTCSTLTQHQDRGRILKERQDNSERNVLAQIQRRLSQCLRDNRRPEDEDDGEDVAAEGDRYQQLLELKCQIRNSGEYDLFYSRRSTIECSLGEPGGVQHELRMLNEELRSIELECQNIMQAHKLRKGQQSASPLRGEPGKGKLADINGRLEKSDKDSSSAYNTAESSRSTPLAMDRSPEHSLQRMVSLTNQRNLRSSLAAGPSLSPSPVPGCRAPLLGKSSSPDHSNPSESDQMLQPEEERSRGKPKARVTQIPYFSPSHSSQQRPTNIPAHARHYQSYMQLIQQRSAVEYAQSQLSLLSVCNKEPQAAPLLLDEPKMEWKVKIRSDGTRYVTKRPVRDKILRERALKIKEERSGGMTTDDDAMSEMKMGRYWSKEERKQHLVRAKEQRKRREFMQRSRLESLKENPQSSGEASIIELSHKKMMKKRNKKILDNWMTIQELMTHGTKAPEGAQVHNAFLSVTTV, from the exons GTCAATGGTAAAGAGCTGTCCAAGTCCAGCCATGAGGAGACGTTGGAGAGCTTCCTCCCTGCCAAGGACCCCGTCGTGGTCCAAGTCATCCGGCGGACCCCCAGCGGCCGACCCCACGGCCCGCCTCAGGAAATCCATGTGGTGGATGTGTGCACTCAGACCGACATCACCTTCGAACACATCGTGGCGCTGGCAAAGCTGCGGCCTACGACGCCTCCCGTGCCTGACGTCTGTCCTTTCTTGCTCAGCGACAG CTGTCACTCCCTTCACACCATGGAGCAGGATTACTACGAAGGCACCGACTACCTCTCGCCGCTTCCGGTCGACGCCGACAGGACGCAAGAGTTGGAGTATGAG GAAGTGGAATTGTGCCGACTCAGCAGTCAAGAAAAGCTGGGGCTGACTCTGTGCTATAGGACggatgaggaagaggacgtTGCCATCTATGTCAGCGAG ATCTGTCCCAACAGCATCGCCGCCAAAGACGGTCGCATCCGAGAGGGGGACCGCATATTACAG ATTAATGGGCAGGATGTGCAGGACCGAGAGGAGGCCATGGCTGCGCTCTCCAACGAAGAGTGCCGCAGCATCGTCTTGCTGGTGGCCAGGCCCGAGATGCAG CTGGAAGAGGCCTGGCTGGATGATGAGCACAGCGAGTTCCTGGAGCAACTCAAGATGGAAATGCTGGAGGAACAGCGGTGCGAGGAGATGGAGTTGGCCGCCTTCCAGGAGGAACAAGAGAGCGGACAG CGAGAAGATGACGACAAGCCCACCTGCTCCACCCTCACCCAGCATCAGGACAGGGGGCGGATCCTGAAAGAGAGACAGGACAATTCCGAGCGGAACGTCCTGGCGCAGATCCAGAGGCGCCTGTCGCAGTGCCTCCGGGACAACCGGCGCCCGGAGGATGAGGACGACGGCGAGGACGTGGCGGCGGAGGGCGACCGCTACCAGCAGCTCCTGGAGCTCAAGTGCCAGATCCGCAACAGCGGCGAGTACGACCTCTTCTACAGCCGGCGCAGCACCATCGAGTGCAGCCTGGGCGAACCGGGCGGAGTCCAGCACGAGCTGCGCATGCTCAACGAGGAGCTTCGCAGTATCGAGCTGGAGTGCCAGAACATCATGCAGGCGCACAAGCTCCGCAAGGGCCAGCAATCAGCCAGTCCCCTTCGGGGGGAGCCCGGCAAAGGCAAACTGGCGGACATCAACGGGCGGCTGGAGAAGTCGGACAAGGACAGCTCCAGCGCCTATAACACGGCCGAGAGCTCCCGGAGTACTCCTCTGGCTATGGATCGCTCCCCTGAACATTCCCTCCAGAGGATGGTGAGCCTCACCAACCAGAGGAACCTCCGCAGCAGCCTCGCCGCCGGACCCTCGCTCAGTCCCAGCCCCGTCCCGGGTTGCCGGGCCCCGTTGCTGGGCAAGAGCAGCAGCCCGGACCACAGCAACCCCTCTGAGTCGGACCAGATGCTTCAACCCGAGGAGGAGCGGAGTCGAGGgaaacccaaggcccgggtGACGCAGATCCCATACTTCTCTCCGTCGCACAGTTCCCAGCAGCGGCCGACCAACATCCCCGCGCACGCCCGCCACTACCAGAGCTACATGCAGCTCATCCAGCAGCGCTCAGCCGTGGAGTACGCCCAGAGCCAGCTCAGCCTGCTCAGCGTGTGCAACAAAGAGCCGCAGGCGGCGCCTCTCCTCCTGGACGAGCCCAAAATGGAGTGGAAGGTGAAGATCCGCAGCGACGGCACGCGTTACGTCACCAAGCGGCCAGTGCGCGACAAGATCCTACGGGAGCGAGCGCTGAAGATCAAGGAGGAACGCAGCGGCGGCATGACCACGGACGACGACGCCATGAGCGAGATGAAGATGGGCCGCTACTGGAGCAAGGAGGAGAGGAAGCAGCACCTGGTCCGCGCCAAGGAGCAACGCAAGCGGCGCGAGTTCATGCAGCGCAGTCGCTTGGAGAGCCTGAAGGAGAACCCGCAGAGCAGCGGCGAGGCCAGCATCATCGAGTTGAGTCACaagaagatgatgaagaagCGCAACAAGAAGATCCTGGATAACTGGATGACCATCCAAGAGCTGATGACGCACGGGACCAAAGCTCCGGAAGGGGCGCAGGTGCACAACGCCTTCCTGTCGGTCACGacggtgtaa